In one window of Duganella dendranthematis DNA:
- the fliP gene encoding flagellar type III secretion system pore protein FliP (The bacterial flagellar biogenesis protein FliP forms a type III secretion system (T3SS)-type pore required for flagellar assembly.): MANKLSGYIPPLLALTLLALPLVAGAESNIGIPALNATPAPGGGTNYTLPIQTMLLMTALTFIPAALLLMTSFTRIIIVLSLLRQALGTQSAPPNQVMVGLALFLTLFVMGPTFDKIYNEAYLPLQENKLNMSQALDKGAAPLKTFMLKQTREADLALFVKLSRSPALQGPEDVPLRILVPAFVTSELKTAFQIGFAIFIPFLIIDMVVASVLMSMGMMMMSPAVISLPFKLMLFVLVDGWQLLLGSLAQSFY; this comes from the coding sequence ATGGCAAATAAGCTGTCCGGCTACATCCCGCCGCTGCTCGCGCTGACGCTGCTGGCGCTGCCGCTGGTGGCCGGCGCCGAATCCAATATCGGCATCCCGGCCCTGAACGCGACCCCGGCGCCGGGCGGCGGCACCAATTACACGCTGCCGATCCAGACCATGCTGCTGATGACGGCGCTGACCTTCATCCCGGCAGCGCTGTTGTTGATGACCAGCTTCACCCGCATCATCATCGTGCTGTCGCTGCTGCGCCAGGCGCTGGGCACCCAATCGGCGCCGCCCAACCAGGTGATGGTCGGGCTGGCACTGTTCCTGACGCTGTTCGTCATGGGCCCCACGTTCGATAAAATCTACAACGAAGCCTACCTGCCGCTGCAGGAAAACAAGCTCAACATGAGTCAGGCGCTGGACAAGGGCGCCGCGCCATTAAAAACGTTCATGCTCAAGCAAACCCGCGAGGCCGACCTGGCGCTGTTCGTCAAATTGTCGCGCAGCCCGGCCTTGCAAGGGCCGGAAGACGTGCCGCTGCGCATTCTGGTGCCGGCGTTCGTCACCAGTGAGCTGAAAACTGCGTTCCAGATCGGCTTTGCCATCTTCATTCCATTTCTGATTATCGACATGGTGGTCGCCTCTGTACTGATGTCGATGGGCATGATGATGATGTCGCCGGCAGTGATTTCGCTGCCGTTCAAGCTGATGCTGTTTGTGCTGGTGGACGGCTGGCAGTTGCTGCTCGGCTCGCTGGCCCAGAGTTTCTACTAG
- the fliO gene encoding flagellar biosynthetic protein FliO, with translation MKHGLISSLTIAAALAAAPAMAQHTVSGTIGGAHAATPAAAAATAQASTAATAATPAPADTAPTAGGTAAAAADNAAAASAPAAPAVPLTPAAPAPSGAMAMTIPTPQPAAPSTGGGLLQTSLALIFVIGLMLGLAWLTKRFGPRNFGGGNSNIKLVGTLSVGTRERILVVEVGEQWIVVGASPGRMNALATMPRQESSEPLQTVALPTANFAEWFKQTIDKRNGK, from the coding sequence ATGAAGCACGGACTGATTTCCTCTCTGACGATCGCGGCGGCCTTGGCCGCCGCGCCTGCGATGGCCCAGCACACTGTGTCGGGCACCATCGGCGGCGCCCATGCGGCCACACCGGCCGCCGCAGCCGCCACCGCGCAAGCCTCCACCGCCGCCACCGCTGCCACGCCGGCGCCGGCGGACACTGCGCCGACGGCCGGCGGCACGGCCGCTGCGGCGGCCGACAACGCTGCCGCGGCATCTGCCCCGGCCGCACCGGCTGTCCCGCTCACGCCAGCCGCGCCTGCCCCATCCGGCGCCATGGCCATGACCATCCCGACGCCGCAACCGGCCGCGCCATCGACCGGCGGCGGCCTGCTGCAAACCTCGCTGGCGCTGATCTTCGTGATCGGCCTGATGCTCGGCCTGGCCTGGCTGACCAAACGCTTCGGCCCGCGCAACTTCGGCGGCGGCAACAGCAACATCAAGCTGGTCGGCACGCTCAGCGTCGGCACGCGCGAGCGCATCCTGGTGGTGGAAGTGGGCGAGCAATGGATCGTGGTGGGCGCCTCGCCCGGCCGCATGAACGCGCTGGCCACCATGCCGCGCCAGGAAAGCAGCGAACCGTTGCAGACGGTCGCCCTGCCGACCGCCAATTTCGCCGAATGGTTCAAACAAACGATCGACAAACGCAATGGCAAATAA
- the fliR gene encoding flagellar biosynthetic protein FliR: MLTVSSADINMWIAGLLWPLCRIMALIAASPLLGNSAVPASVKLSLGVMIAAIVAPAVPAWPATDPMSWAGLLIVMQEMLIGLAMGFSIRIIFAAVEMAGEISSLTMGLGFATFFDPTTQGRSSAISQFLSLVATMAFLAVNGHLVLLSALVESFSTLPVSAIPVYGGGFKQLADWGGMIFSVGVQLSLPIVAALLITNVALGILTRAAPQLNLFGIGFPITLGVGLLVIAMTLPYLGMPIQNLFLDGIERARLMPRTWSQRPQVVKPATVPVRPAVLQPMAE, encoded by the coding sequence ATGCTGACCGTCTCTTCTGCCGATATCAATATGTGGATCGCCGGCCTGTTGTGGCCGCTGTGCCGCATCATGGCGCTGATCGCCGCCTCGCCGCTGCTGGGCAATAGCGCGGTGCCGGCCAGCGTCAAGCTGAGCCTGGGGGTGATGATCGCCGCCATCGTCGCGCCGGCGGTGCCGGCCTGGCCAGCCACCGACCCGATGTCCTGGGCCGGCCTGCTGATTGTTATGCAGGAAATGTTGATCGGGCTGGCCATGGGCTTCAGCATCCGCATTATTTTTGCGGCGGTGGAGATGGCGGGGGAAATTTCCAGTTTGACCATGGGCCTGGGATTCGCCACCTTTTTCGATCCGACCACCCAGGGCCGCTCGTCGGCGATCAGCCAGTTTCTGTCGCTGGTGGCGACCATGGCCTTTTTGGCGGTCAACGGCCACCTGGTGCTGCTGTCGGCGCTGGTGGAAAGTTTTTCCACGCTGCCGGTGTCGGCCATTCCAGTCTACGGCGGCGGTTTCAAGCAGCTGGCCGACTGGGGCGGCATGATTTTCAGCGTCGGGGTGCAACTGTCGTTGCCGATCGTCGCAGCTTTACTGATTACTAACGTGGCGCTCGGCATCCTGACGCGCGCCGCGCCGCAGCTGAATTTGTTTGGCATTGGCTTCCCGATAACATTGGGCGTCGGCTTGCTGGTCATCGCCATGACGCTGCCTTACCTGGGAATGCCGATCCAGAATCTGTTTTTGGACGGGATAGAGCGCGCGCGGCTGATGCCGCGGACCTGGTCGCAGCGACCGCAAGTAGTCAAACCGGCAACCGTTCCGGTTCGGCCAGCGGTGCTGCAACCGATGGCGGAATAG
- the fliQ gene encoding flagellar biosynthesis protein FliQ, whose protein sequence is MTPESVMTMGKHAMEITLMVAAPLLLVALVIGLVVSIFQAATQINEQTLSFIPKLVGVFVALVVAGPWMLSIMLDYMREVFGGIPLLVG, encoded by the coding sequence ATGACACCCGAAAGCGTCATGACCATGGGCAAGCACGCCATGGAAATCACCCTGATGGTGGCCGCGCCGCTGCTGCTGGTGGCGCTGGTCATCGGCCTGGTGGTCAGCATTTTCCAGGCCGCCACCCAGATCAACGAACAGACGCTGTCCTTCATTCCCAAGCTGGTCGGGGTGTTTGTGGCGCTGGTGGTGGCCGGCCCGTGGATGCTGTCCATCATGCTCGACTACATGCGCGAAGTGTTCGGCGGCATCCCCCTGCTGGTGGGATAG
- the fliM gene encoding flagellar motor switch protein FliM: MADNFLSQEEVDALLKGVNGDQDDVAAAEDVAGVRTYNLATQERIVRGRMPTLEIINERFARLLRVGLFNFLRRSAEVSVGSVRVSKYSEFIRNLVVPTNLNLVHMKPLRGTALMVFDPGLVFLLVDNLFGGDGRFHTRVEGRDFTQTEQRIILRILDIVFEAYTKSWEPVYPVEFEYIRSEMNTQFANIATPNEVVVASTFTVELGSVSGQIHFCMPYSMIEPIRDSLTSSLQGEALEVDKRWIRLMTQQIQIAEVELVASLGTAKVNFDEILNMRVGDIIPLSIPEFISATVDGVPVMDCSYGVMNGQYALKVEKLLANADNLK, encoded by the coding sequence GCGGCGGCGGAAGACGTCGCGGGCGTACGCACGTACAACCTGGCCACCCAGGAACGTATCGTGCGCGGCCGGATGCCGACGCTGGAAATTATCAACGAACGCTTTGCCCGCCTGCTGCGTGTCGGCCTGTTCAACTTCCTGCGCCGCAGCGCCGAGGTCTCGGTCGGCTCGGTGCGGGTCTCCAAGTATTCCGAGTTCATCCGTAACCTGGTGGTGCCGACCAACCTGAATCTGGTGCATATGAAGCCGCTGCGCGGCACCGCGCTGATGGTGTTCGATCCGGGCCTGGTGTTCCTGCTGGTGGACAACTTGTTCGGCGGCGACGGCCGTTTCCACACCCGCGTCGAGGGCCGCGACTTTACCCAGACCGAGCAGCGCATCATTTTGCGCATCCTGGACATCGTGTTCGAGGCTTACACCAAGTCGTGGGAGCCGGTCTATCCGGTCGAGTTCGAATACATCCGCTCGGAAATGAATACCCAGTTCGCTAACATCGCCACGCCGAACGAGGTGGTGGTGGCGTCGACCTTCACGGTGGAGCTGGGCTCGGTGTCGGGCCAGATCCACTTCTGCATGCCGTACTCGATGATCGAACCGATCCGCGACTCGCTGACCTCCAGCCTGCAAGGCGAGGCGCTGGAAGTGGACAAGCGCTGGATCCGCCTGATGACGCAGCAGATCCAGATCGCCGAAGTCGAACTGGTGGCCTCGCTGGGCACGGCCAAAGTCAATTTCGACGAGATCCTGAATATGCGGGTGGGCGACATCATCCCGCTGTCGATTCCGGAATTCATCTCGGCCACCGTGGACGGCGTGCCGGTCATGGATTGCAGTTATGGCGTGATGAATGGGCAGTACGCGCTCAAGGTCGAGAAACTGCTGGCCAATGCCGATAACCTTAAATAA
- the fliN gene encoding flagellar motor switch protein FliN, with protein sequence MSDNQDDQPLDDDDPWGAAIAEQAQAEAAALEKQQAASQAASAAVFKDFSSTPSKTETHNDIDFILDIPVQLTVELGRTKIAIKNLLQLAQGSVVELDGLAGEPMDVLVNGCLIAQGEVVVVNDKFGIRLTDIITPSERIRKLNK encoded by the coding sequence ATGTCGGACAATCAAGACGATCAACCGCTGGACGATGACGATCCATGGGGTGCGGCGATCGCCGAACAGGCGCAGGCCGAAGCGGCCGCGCTGGAAAAGCAGCAAGCCGCGTCGCAAGCGGCCAGCGCCGCCGTGTTCAAGGATTTTTCCAGCACGCCGAGCAAGACCGAAACCCATAACGATATCGACTTCATCCTCGACATCCCGGTCCAGCTGACGGTGGAGCTGGGTCGCACCAAGATCGCCATCAAGAACTTGCTGCAATTGGCGCAGGGCTCGGTGGTGGAACTGGACGGCCTGGCCGGTGAACCGATGGACGTGCTGGTCAACGGCTGCCTGATCGCCCAGGGCGAGGTGGTGGTGGTGAACGACAAGTTCGGTATCCGCCTGACCGACATCATCACGCCTTCCGAACGTATCCGAAAATTGAATAAATGA